Proteins from a genomic interval of Spiroplasma endosymbiont of Lonchoptera lutea:
- a CDS encoding IS30 family transposase — protein MGYKHLGIDERIYIENQLKFKVKISEIAKNLNRSISTINREVNRNKDNNHYFSLIAQNKAENRKQLHVYFHKFKNRELVKYVQQKLLLGWSPEQIYGRIKNFHQEWIISFKTIYNWIYSGLLEKVTSKNLRRKGKKRKSQENRGKFNGKSIKERNVNNRITLGHWEGDTVVSSRGKSKSCLITLVERTSRFTLAILVENRTTKVINKNISHYLSILPNNLVKTITFDRGKEFANWQQLEKNLNVKIYFADAYSPWQRGTNENTNGLIREKFPKKFNFSNTTKNAVHKFILSLNQRPRKILNYLSPIEYLVRKII, from the coding sequence ATGGGATACAAACATCTTGGCATAGATGAAAGAATTTATATTGAGAATCAATTGAAATTTAAAGTAAAAATTAGTGAAATAGCTAAAAATCTTAATCGAAGTATTAGTACTATTAATCGAGAAGTTAATAGAAATAAAGATAATAATCATTATTTTTCATTAATTGCACAAAATAAAGCAGAAAATAGAAAACAATTACATGTTTATTTTCATAAATTTAAAAATAGAGAATTAGTAAAATATGTACAACAAAAATTATTATTAGGTTGATCGCCTGAACAAATTTATGGCAGAATTAAAAATTTTCATCAAGAATGAATTATTAGTTTTAAAACAATTTACAATTGAATTTATTCTGGATTACTTGAAAAGGTTACTAGTAAAAATTTAAGAAGAAAAGGTAAGAAACGAAAATCTCAAGAAAATCGGGGTAAATTTAATGGTAAATCCATTAAAGAACGAAATGTTAATAATCGTATAACTCTTGGCCATTGAGAAGGTGATACTGTAGTATCATCACGAGGTAAAAGTAAATCATGTTTAATAACTTTAGTTGAAAGAACATCAAGATTTACTTTAGCAATATTAGTTGAAAATAGAACTACTAAAGTTATTAACAAAAATATTAGTCATTATTTATCAATTCTTCCAAATAATCTTGTTAAGACTATAACATTTGATAGGGGTAAAGAATTTGCTAATTGACAACAACTTGAAAAAAATTTAAATGTGAAAATTTATTTTGCTGATGCATATTCACCTTGACAAAGAGGTACTAATGAAAATACTAATGGTTTAATTAGAGAAAAATTTCCTAAAAAATTTAATTTTTCAAACACTACTAAAAATGCAGTTCATAAATTTATATTGTCTTTAAACCAAAGACCAAGAAAAATACTAAATTATCTTTCGCCAATCGAATATTTGGTTAGAAAAATAATTTAG
- a CDS encoding ThiF family adenylyltransferase → MSFLILHFRLNEIATKYKIPYSIAGYVNKYGIVGPLIVPEVTKCWNCIVPQDKKPTLKFWNSNFKSPSYGPLNSLVSSIQVNEILRYFANAKGIETLGKRMFINSESYQISFENTKKFNLCKLCFVKKGV, encoded by the coding sequence GTGTCCTTTTTAATTTTACATTTCAGGTTAAATGAAATCGCAACTAAATATAAAATTCCTTATAGTATTGCGGGGTATGTTAATAAGTATGGGATTGTTGGACCGTTAATAGTTCCCGAAGTAACTAAATGTTGAAACTGTATTGTTCCCCAAGATAAAAAACCAACTCTTAAATTTTGAAATTCAAATTTTAAATCACCAAGTTATGGTCCTTTAAATAGTTTAGTTAGTTCTATTCAAGTAAATGAGATTTTAAGATATTTTGCTAATGCTAAAGGAATAGAAACATTAGGAAAACGAATGTTTATTAATTCGGAAAGTTATCAGATTTCTTTTGAAAATACAAAGAAATTTAACTTGTGTAAACTTTGTTTTGTCAAGAAAGGGGTGTAG
- a CDS encoding IS30 family transposase, with protein MYKYLTIESIIAIKEYKSYGFSIRKIAKAIDYSKSTVHRVCKLLNQNLLPLEILNQVQKNKQNAGRKLIILTLTEINTINHLLITKNYALDIIADFLKKNKIKNISTKTLYNMFKTNRMGFDEKNLLRKGKNKPHKQKETRGRINNCKSIHERNLIIPNIKNIQEFGHLEGDTIFGKDHKSSIITLADIWSKTTIPLKTKNHKAESITQSIIKFISKLIPGTIKTITFDRGKEFSKWKLIEKNCNVKIYFADAGKPCQRGLNENNNGILRKYLPKSTDLSSYKQKDLNSIAFQINSTPRKSLSYKRPIDLIQLF; from the coding sequence ATGTATAAGTATCTGACTATTGAATCAATAATAGCAATAAAAGAATATAAAAGTTATGGATTTTCTATTCGTAAAATAGCAAAAGCAATTGATTATAGTAAATCAACTGTACACAGAGTTTGTAAATTATTAAATCAAAACTTATTACCATTAGAAATATTGAATCAAGTTCAAAAAAATAAACAAAATGCAGGTAGAAAATTAATAATTTTAACTTTAACAGAAATTAATACTATCAATCATTTGTTAATTACTAAAAATTATGCTCTTGATATAATTGCTGATTTTTTAAAGAAAAATAAAATAAAAAATATTTCAACAAAAACTTTATATAACATGTTTAAAACAAATCGAATGGGTTTTGATGAAAAAAATTTATTGAGAAAAGGCAAAAATAAACCTCATAAACAAAAAGAAACTAGGGGCAGAATTAATAATTGTAAATCTATTCATGAAAGAAATTTAATCATTCCAAATATTAAAAATATACAAGAATTTGGCCATTTAGAGGGAGATACTATCTTTGGTAAAGATCATAAAAGTTCTATTATTACTTTAGCTGATATATGATCAAAAACCACAATTCCTTTGAAAACTAAAAATCATAAAGCAGAAAGTATTACACAAAGTATAATAAAATTTATTTCAAAATTAATACCAGGAACAATTAAAACTATTACTTTTGATCGTGGTAAAGAATTTAGTAAATGAAAATTAATTGAAAAAAATTGTAATGTTAAAATTTATTTTGCAGATGCCGGAAAACCTTGTCAAAGAGGTTTAAATGAGAACAATAATGGTATTTTAAGAAAATATTTACCAAAATCTACTGATTTATCTTCATATAAACAAAAAGACTTAAATTCTATAGCATTTCAAATTAATTCTACACCCAGAAAATCATTATCTTATAAAAGACCAATAGATTTAATACAATTATTTTAA